A window of the Streptomyces sp. NBC_00250 genome harbors these coding sequences:
- the gdhA gene encoding NADP-specific glutamate dehydrogenase, which translates to MNVSAHMEAVYAEVRRRNPGEAEFHQAAVEVLDSLVPALERHPEYAETGILERLCEPERQLLFRVPWVDDHGTVRVNRGFRVEFNSALGPYKGGLRFHPSVNLGIVKFLGFEQIFKNALTGMAIGGGKGGADFDPKGRSDAEVMRFCQSFMTELYRHLGEHTDVPAGDIGVGAREIGYLFGQYKRITNRYESGVLTGKPVGWGGSHVRTEATGYGAVYFAEEMLATRGQGFDGRRVVVSGSGNVAVYAAEKVHALGGLVVACSDSSGYLVDEDGIDLDLLKDIKEVRRDRISAYAEAKPTARFSARGTVYDVPCDIALPCATQNELGLDDAVALVKHGVLAVAEGANMPCTPEAVKVFREAGVLFGPGKAANAGGVATSALEMQQNAARDSWTFEQTEARLAEVMRGVHTECRATAEAYGGNAEDYVLGANVAGFLRVAQAMTAQGVI; encoded by the coding sequence ATGAACGTCAGCGCTCACATGGAAGCCGTCTACGCGGAGGTCCGCCGCCGCAACCCCGGTGAGGCGGAGTTCCACCAGGCTGCGGTCGAGGTCCTCGACTCCCTCGTGCCCGCGCTGGAGCGGCACCCCGAGTACGCCGAGACCGGGATCCTGGAGCGGCTGTGCGAGCCCGAGCGGCAGCTGCTCTTCCGGGTTCCCTGGGTCGACGACCACGGCACCGTGCGGGTGAACCGGGGTTTCCGGGTGGAGTTCAACAGCGCTCTCGGCCCGTACAAGGGAGGTCTGCGGTTCCACCCGAGCGTCAATCTCGGCATCGTGAAGTTCCTGGGCTTCGAGCAGATCTTCAAGAACGCGCTGACCGGCATGGCGATCGGCGGCGGCAAGGGAGGCGCCGACTTCGACCCCAAGGGCCGCTCGGACGCCGAGGTCATGCGCTTCTGCCAGTCCTTCATGACCGAGCTGTACCGCCACCTCGGCGAGCACACCGACGTACCGGCCGGTGACATCGGCGTGGGCGCGCGGGAGATCGGCTACCTCTTCGGCCAGTACAAGCGGATCACCAACCGCTACGAGTCCGGTGTCCTCACCGGCAAGCCGGTGGGCTGGGGCGGCTCCCACGTCCGTACCGAGGCCACGGGCTACGGAGCCGTGTACTTCGCGGAGGAGATGCTCGCCACGCGCGGCCAGGGCTTCGACGGGCGCCGGGTCGTGGTCTCCGGCTCCGGGAACGTGGCCGTGTACGCCGCGGAGAAGGTGCACGCCCTGGGCGGCCTGGTCGTCGCGTGCAGCGACTCCTCCGGGTACCTCGTCGACGAGGACGGCATCGACCTCGACCTGCTCAAGGACATCAAGGAGGTCCGCCGGGACCGGATCTCCGCCTACGCGGAGGCGAAGCCGACCGCGCGGTTCTCCGCCCGCGGCACGGTGTACGACGTCCCCTGCGACATCGCCCTGCCCTGCGCGACCCAGAACGAGCTGGGCCTCGACGACGCCGTCGCCCTGGTCAAGCACGGGGTCCTCGCGGTCGCCGAGGGCGCCAACATGCCCTGTACCCCGGAGGCGGTGAAGGTGTTCCGGGAGGCCGGGGTCCTCTTCGGCCCCGGCAAGGCCGCCAACGCCGGCGGCGTGGCCACCTCGGCCCTGGAGATGCAGCAGAACGCGGCCCGCGACAGCTGGACCTTCGAGCAGACCGAGGCCCGCCTCGCCGAGGTCATGCGCGGCGTCCACACCGAGTGCCGCGCCACGGCGGAGGCGTACGGCGGCAACGCCGAGGACTACGTCCTCGGCGCCAACGTGGCCGGATTCCTGAGGGTGGCGCAGGCCATGACCGCGCAGGGCGTGATCTGA
- a CDS encoding helix-turn-helix domain-containing protein, whose protein sequence is MAGDEFAALLGQLKERSGLSYGTLGKRLHLSASTLHRYVNGDAVPVDYAPVERFARLCRATPDELVELHRLWVRADVSRQRKAPAAVGPESAAEKEPSSAESVASVVPVESVASVESYEPESEASTTEPTPPDERVASEPTPALAAPPPQERRRFRRTAVIVGSAVAAAVSVALVMNLSGGDGPAKGRLAGDAAMPSGTTAGMPEQPGRSGPSDGKAAAHAPTVATAPHTWEGPCSQHYLIDREPEQVPPPPTEQDAPGWIAALDAVPGGDQLLRLTVQGTGKQTVVLEALHVRVVSKKTPLAWNDYVMGVGCGGDVSTKAFAVDLDAGRPTAVPVGGQRTFSYKTSESDPVIFNVAARAQAHDVSWYLELVWSSGKEQGTLRVDDDGRPFRTSGNLARPAYAHPLGWTEWIDNDVDTSGR, encoded by the coding sequence GTGGCGGGGGACGAGTTCGCGGCGCTGTTGGGACAGCTCAAGGAGCGCTCGGGGCTCAGCTACGGCACGCTCGGCAAGCGCCTGCACCTGAGCGCCTCGACCTTGCACCGGTACGTCAACGGGGACGCCGTACCGGTGGATTACGCGCCCGTGGAACGGTTCGCGCGGCTGTGTCGCGCGACCCCCGACGAACTCGTCGAGCTGCACCGGCTCTGGGTACGGGCGGACGTGTCGCGCCAGCGGAAGGCTCCGGCCGCCGTCGGGCCGGAAAGCGCCGCCGAGAAGGAGCCGTCGTCGGCGGAGTCCGTGGCGTCCGTGGTGCCTGTGGAGTCCGTGGCGTCCGTGGAGTCGTACGAGCCGGAGTCCGAGGCGTCGACGACGGAGCCGACGCCGCCGGACGAACGCGTCGCGTCCGAGCCGACACCCGCGTTGGCCGCCCCACCCCCTCAGGAACGTCGGCGGTTCCGGCGTACCGCCGTGATCGTCGGCAGCGCTGTGGCCGCCGCCGTGTCGGTGGCGCTCGTCATGAACCTCTCGGGCGGGGACGGCCCGGCGAAGGGGCGGTTGGCGGGCGACGCGGCCATGCCCTCCGGCACCACGGCCGGAATGCCGGAGCAGCCCGGGAGGTCCGGCCCGTCCGACGGCAAGGCGGCGGCGCACGCGCCGACCGTCGCCACCGCGCCCCACACCTGGGAAGGGCCCTGCAGCCAGCACTACCTGATCGACCGCGAGCCCGAGCAGGTGCCGCCGCCGCCCACGGAGCAGGACGCGCCGGGATGGATCGCCGCGCTCGACGCGGTGCCGGGCGGGGACCAGCTGCTCCGGCTGACCGTGCAGGGCACCGGGAAGCAGACGGTCGTCCTGGAGGCCCTCCACGTCCGGGTCGTGAGCAAGAAGACGCCCCTGGCCTGGAACGACTACGTGATGGGCGTCGGCTGCGGCGGCGACGTGTCGACGAAGGCCTTCGCCGTCGATCTCGACGCCGGCCGGCCCACCGCCGTCCCCGTGGGCGGGCAGCGGACGTTCTCGTACAAGACGAGCGAGTCCGACCCGGTGATCTTCAACGTGGCCGCGCGCGCCCAGGCACACGACGTCAGCTGGTACCTGGAACTCGTCTGGTCCAGCGGCAAGGAGCAGGGCACGCTCCGCGTCGACGACGACGGCCGACCGTTCCGGACCAGCGGCAACCTCGCCCGGCCCGCGTACGCCCACCCCTTGGGCTGGACCGAATGGATCGACAACGACGTCGACACCAGCGGGCGCTAG
- a CDS encoding DUF4232 domain-containing protein has product MSGRTTRSRLLAATTLAVAALSLTACGSGTGTAKDEGAAATSVAPTASAPQPAETPTTTPTTATTPKSNTSTKPQDGSSGTSGDTSGGTTAGTTTGGKTGGTTSAGSGGSGGNSGASASASGGGDDKSGPSRNKQCGAGNTKITATPVARPLNHMLLTLTNTGSAHCDLLGYPVARFGEAQSVPPVMEETHPQAVVTLAPGESGYAGVILSAADGSGQHGYTTTSLTVGFTNGTMAKAPLAGKGVYVDSSLRVTYWQSSMDDALN; this is encoded by the coding sequence ATGTCCGGACGCACCACCCGCAGCCGTCTTCTCGCCGCCACGACGCTCGCCGTCGCCGCGCTCTCGCTCACCGCCTGCGGGTCCGGCACCGGTACCGCGAAGGACGAGGGCGCCGCCGCTACGTCCGTAGCGCCCACGGCCTCCGCCCCTCAGCCGGCCGAGACCCCGACCACGACCCCGACCACGGCTACGACCCCGAAGAGCAACACGTCGACGAAGCCCCAGGACGGCTCCTCCGGCACGTCGGGCGACACCTCGGGCGGCACCACCGCGGGCACCACGACCGGCGGGAAGACCGGAGGCACCACCTCCGCCGGGAGCGGCGGCTCCGGCGGCAACAGCGGGGCGAGCGCCTCGGCCTCCGGCGGCGGTGACGACAAGAGCGGGCCCTCGCGGAACAAGCAGTGCGGCGCGGGCAACACCAAGATCACCGCCACCCCGGTCGCCCGCCCGCTCAACCACATGCTCCTCACCCTCACCAACACCGGCTCCGCCCACTGCGACCTCCTCGGCTACCCGGTCGCCCGCTTCGGCGAGGCCCAGTCCGTCCCGCCGGTCATGGAGGAGACCCATCCGCAGGCGGTCGTGACCCTCGCTCCGGGTGAGTCCGGGTACGCGGGCGTCATCCTGTCCGCCGCCGACGGCAGCGGACAGCACGGCTACACGACGACGAGCCTCACGGTCGGCTTCACCAACGGCACCATGGCCAAGGCCCCGCTCGCCGGCAAGGGCGTGTACGTCGACAGCTCGCTGCGCGTGACGTACTGGCAGAGCTCCATGGACGACGCCCTCAACTGA
- a CDS encoding RNA polymerase sigma factor encodes MDEALLRSLTPSVLGILVRRGADFAAAEDAVQDALVEAVRVWQAEQPRDPKGWLVTVAWRKFLDATRADTARRRREDLVEEEPPSGPATGVDDTLQLYFLCAHPSLTPSSAVALTLRAVGGLTTRQIAQAYLVPEATMAQRISRAKRTVAGVRFDRPGDVATVLRVLYLVFNEGYSGDVDLAAEAVRLTRQLATVIDHPEVAGLLALMLLHHARRDSRTAPDGSLVPLAEQDRGRWDTGLITEGVEILQAALARDRLGEYQAQAAVAALHADARTAEETDWVQIVEWYDELARLTDSPVVRLNRAVALGEADGPRAGIAALAELPDTLPRHTAAAAYLHERAGDPATAARLYAEAARKASNLAERDYLTRQAARLNTRRSH; translated from the coding sequence ATGGACGAGGCCCTGCTGAGGAGCCTCACGCCGAGCGTGCTCGGGATCCTCGTCCGCCGCGGAGCCGACTTCGCGGCGGCCGAGGACGCCGTACAGGACGCCCTGGTCGAGGCGGTCCGCGTCTGGCAGGCCGAGCAGCCCAGGGACCCGAAGGGCTGGCTCGTCACCGTGGCCTGGCGCAAGTTCCTCGACGCGACCCGGGCGGACACCGCCCGGCGCCGGCGCGAGGACCTCGTCGAGGAGGAACCGCCGTCCGGGCCCGCGACCGGGGTGGACGACACGCTCCAGCTCTACTTCCTGTGCGCCCACCCGTCGCTGACGCCGTCCTCCGCGGTCGCGCTCACGCTGCGCGCCGTCGGGGGACTCACGACCCGGCAGATCGCCCAGGCCTATCTGGTGCCGGAGGCGACCATGGCGCAGCGGATCAGCCGGGCCAAGCGGACCGTCGCCGGTGTGCGGTTCGACCGGCCGGGCGATGTCGCCACCGTGCTGCGCGTCCTCTACCTGGTCTTCAACGAGGGCTACTCCGGCGACGTCGACCTCGCCGCCGAGGCCGTCCGGCTCACCCGGCAGCTCGCGACCGTGATCGACCATCCCGAAGTGGCGGGGCTGCTCGCCCTCATGCTGCTCCACCACGCCCGGCGCGACAGTCGAACCGCGCCCGACGGCAGTCTGGTGCCGCTCGCCGAGCAGGACCGCGGCCGCTGGGACACCGGACTGATCACCGAGGGCGTCGAGATCCTGCAGGCGGCCCTCGCCCGCGACCGCCTCGGCGAGTACCAGGCCCAGGCCGCCGTCGCGGCACTCCACGCCGACGCGCGCACCGCCGAGGAGACCGACTGGGTGCAGATCGTCGAGTGGTACGACGAGCTGGCGCGGCTGACGGACAGCCCCGTCGTCCGGCTCAACCGCGCGGTGGCCCTCGGGGAGGCCGACGGCCCGCGCGCCGGGATCGCGGCCCTCGCGGAGCTGCCCGACACCCTGCCCCGCCACACAGCGGCGGCGGCGTACCTCCACGAGCGCGCCGGTGATCCGGCGACAGCGGCACGGCTGTACGCGGAGGCGGCCCGCAAGGCCTCCAACCTCGCCGAACGCGACTACCTGACCCGCCAGGCCGCCCGCCTCAACACCCGCCGAAGTCACTGA
- a CDS encoding YciI family protein has product MAKYLLLKHYRGAPAAVNDVPMDQWTPEEITAHVKYMYDFADRLKETGEYVDGHALSPEGTFVRYDGEGRPPVTDGPFAETKDVIAGWMEIDVETYERALELAGELSAAPGAGGKPIHEWLELRPFLSAPPTITE; this is encoded by the coding sequence ATGGCCAAGTACCTGCTGCTGAAGCACTACCGAGGCGCTCCGGCCGCCGTCAACGACGTACCCATGGACCAGTGGACGCCGGAGGAGATCACGGCGCACGTGAAGTACATGTACGACTTCGCGGACCGCCTCAAGGAGACCGGCGAGTACGTCGACGGCCATGCGCTCTCCCCGGAGGGCACCTTCGTCCGGTACGACGGTGAGGGACGGCCGCCGGTCACCGACGGCCCGTTCGCCGAGACGAAGGACGTCATCGCCGGCTGGATGGAGATCGACGTCGAGACCTACGAGCGGGCGCTCGAACTGGCCGGCGAACTGTCCGCGGCGCCGGGCGCGGGCGGAAAGCCGATCCACGAGTGGCTCGAACTGCGCCCCTTCCTCTCCGCGCCGCCCACCATCACGGAGTGA
- a CDS encoding SigE family RNA polymerase sigma factor, translating into MTVEEFEAFYEQAVARLTGQLYVMLGDLHEAQDVVQEAFVKGWSRRRQLDRDGQPEAWIRTVAWRMAVSRWRFRRRASDAWDRAGAPPPVEGPGPEHVVLIDALRDLPAQQRRSVALHYLCDLSVEQIAGETGQSASTVKTHLVRGRVALADRLQPRNLEEDPGA; encoded by the coding sequence TTGACCGTTGAGGAGTTCGAGGCGTTCTACGAGCAGGCGGTCGCGCGACTCACGGGGCAGCTGTACGTGATGCTGGGCGATCTGCACGAGGCTCAGGACGTCGTACAGGAAGCGTTCGTCAAGGGATGGAGTCGGCGGCGGCAGCTCGATCGCGACGGGCAGCCGGAGGCGTGGATCCGAACGGTCGCCTGGCGCATGGCCGTGAGCCGCTGGCGTTTCCGCAGGCGCGCCTCGGACGCCTGGGACCGCGCGGGCGCTCCACCGCCCGTCGAGGGACCGGGTCCCGAGCACGTGGTGCTCATCGACGCGCTGCGGGACCTGCCCGCCCAGCAGCGCCGCTCGGTGGCGCTGCACTACCTGTGCGATCTGAGCGTCGAACAGATCGCCGGCGAGACGGGACAGTCCGCCAGCACCGTCAAGACGCACCTGGTCCGCGGCCGGGTCGCCCTCGCCGATCGTCTGCAGCCCCGGAACCTTGAGGAGGACCCCGGTGCTTGA
- a CDS encoding mannosyltransferase family protein, whose amino-acid sequence MSVISPRSRGEAPPLPRPRSRPASSVPRTDDVRRVGRRLRPSAEDRDVLWLYLLTRTALWTTAYCARWLFPADAGTRDAGPVLAPFERWDWGHFLNVARDGYFPTGNGPGDVDRDNREAFFPGFPLALRAVHTVVPHWTAAGLLISFVAGGIAVLALVRVARLYLPDPRAGRRTAQLLLLSPCAVFLAAGYSESLFLALALPAWLAAHRRNWPLAATLAALATAVRVSGLFLAAALALHFVLTARTRADRRPLPWLALPALPALLYTWYLQSRTGDWMAWKHAQERGWYRRFHTPWDAWSTTWESAFGHVQTTGYAFMFQAELLAMVIGLILTALLIRRRRWPEAAYVGLSLWALGTSYWYQSVPRATLLWWPLWITLAAWSLRAPRFRTAYLCLAAPLSTLFAVTFLTGRWAG is encoded by the coding sequence ATGTCTGTGATATCCCCCAGGTCCCGGGGAGAGGCGCCGCCGCTCCCCCGGCCCCGGTCCCGCCCGGCGTCGAGCGTCCCCCGCACCGACGATGTGCGCCGCGTCGGCCGCCGTCTGCGGCCGAGCGCCGAGGACCGGGACGTGCTGTGGCTGTATCTGCTCACGCGCACCGCCCTGTGGACCACCGCCTACTGCGCGCGGTGGCTCTTCCCGGCCGATGCCGGCACGCGCGACGCGGGCCCCGTCCTCGCGCCCTTCGAACGATGGGACTGGGGGCACTTCCTGAACGTGGCGCGCGACGGCTACTTCCCCACCGGAAACGGTCCGGGGGACGTCGACCGGGACAACCGCGAGGCGTTCTTCCCCGGCTTCCCCCTCGCCCTGCGGGCCGTGCACACCGTCGTTCCGCACTGGACCGCGGCCGGTCTGCTGATCTCGTTCGTCGCCGGGGGCATCGCCGTTCTGGCGCTCGTACGTGTCGCGCGTCTGTATCTGCCCGACCCGAGGGCCGGCCGGCGGACCGCACAGCTCCTGCTGCTTTCACCGTGCGCGGTCTTCCTCGCCGCCGGGTACAGCGAGTCGCTCTTCCTCGCCCTCGCCCTGCCCGCCTGGCTCGCCGCCCACCGCCGCAACTGGCCCCTCGCCGCCACACTGGCCGCCCTGGCCACGGCCGTACGCGTCAGCGGTCTCTTCCTCGCCGCCGCCCTCGCCCTGCACTTCGTCCTGACCGCCCGCACCCGCGCCGACCGGCGCCCGCTGCCCTGGCTCGCCCTTCCGGCCCTGCCCGCGCTCCTCTACACCTGGTATCTACAGTCGCGGACCGGCGACTGGATGGCCTGGAAGCATGCCCAGGAGCGCGGGTGGTACCGCCGGTTCCACACTCCCTGGGACGCCTGGAGCACCACCTGGGAGTCCGCGTTCGGGCATGTCCAGACCACCGGCTACGCCTTCATGTTCCAGGCCGAACTGCTCGCCATGGTGATCGGACTGATCCTGACGGCTCTCCTGATCCGACGCCGCCGGTGGCCCGAGGCCGCCTACGTCGGGCTCAGCCTGTGGGCCCTGGGCACGTCCTACTGGTACCAGTCCGTCCCCCGGGCCACCCTCCTGTGGTGGCCGCTGTGGATCACGCTCGCCGCCTGGAGCCTGCGCGCACCCCGCTTCAGAACCGCGTACCTCTGTCTCGCCGCGCCCCTGTCGACGCTGTTCGCCGTCACCTTCCTGACAGGGCGTTGGGCCGGCTGA
- a CDS encoding DUF998 domain-containing protein, translated as MRPVPRWALLSSGCAPILLAGGWTVAALLEGPAYDPVTQTISVLAAYGAAGSWVMTGAFLALGVCHLLTAWGLRPAAPAGRVALAGGGVAALVVAWVPAPSSGGSLHHGAVAVVGFALLAVWPVLAVERGRGAPWGLRIAPSVAVTALMGLGALWFLVELNRQGSAGVAERLVTCVQSAWPLVVVASCLRQADGEGATPTG; from the coding sequence ATGCGACCCGTTCCCAGGTGGGCCCTGTTGTCCTCGGGGTGTGCCCCGATCCTGCTGGCCGGCGGCTGGACCGTCGCGGCGCTCCTGGAGGGGCCCGCCTACGACCCCGTCACCCAGACGATCAGCGTCCTCGCCGCCTACGGGGCCGCGGGGTCCTGGGTCATGACCGGAGCCTTCCTCGCCCTGGGGGTCTGCCACCTCCTCACCGCCTGGGGGCTGCGGCCCGCCGCGCCCGCAGGGCGGGTGGCGCTCGCCGGCGGTGGCGTGGCGGCGCTGGTGGTGGCATGGGTTCCGGCGCCGAGCAGTGGGGGGTCCCTGCATCACGGGGCGGTCGCCGTGGTCGGCTTCGCGCTGCTCGCGGTGTGGCCCGTGCTGGCCGTCGAACGCGGTCGCGGCGCGCCCTGGGGGCTGCGGATCGCGCCCTCCGTCGCCGTGACCGCGCTGATGGGCCTCGGCGCGCTCTGGTTCCTCGTCGAGCTCAACCGGCAGGGCTCCGCCGGTGTCGCCGAACGACTCGTGACCTGCGTTCAGTCCGCGTGGCCCCTGGTCGTCGTCGCCTCCTGCCTCCGTCAGGCCGACGGCGAGGGTGCCACGCCGACCGGATGA
- a CDS encoding SDR family oxidoreductase: MKITVIGGTGLIGSQVVTVLRKAGHDVVPASLSSGVDLLTGAGLDEALAGAHTVINVSNSPTFDDRSLDFFRTTVGNLLGAGERAGVRHQVALSIVGVEQVPDLDYYRAKVLQEDLLRDGPTPYSIVRATQFFEFMDAVMSWTATDGEVRLPATPLQPIASADVAAALADVAVGEPLNGTLDVAGPDPLALDEIGRITLAARGDGRAVVVDDQAGMFAAVRGDVLTPGPGARLAPTHYRDWLSTTLAG; this comes from the coding sequence ATGAAGATCACCGTCATCGGCGGCACCGGCCTCATCGGCTCCCAGGTCGTCACCGTGCTCCGGAAGGCCGGCCACGACGTGGTCCCGGCGTCCCTGTCCTCGGGGGTCGACCTGCTCACCGGCGCCGGCCTGGACGAGGCCCTCGCCGGCGCCCACACGGTCATCAACGTCAGCAACTCCCCGACCTTCGACGACCGCTCGCTCGACTTCTTCCGCACCACCGTGGGCAACCTGCTCGGCGCAGGCGAGCGGGCGGGCGTGCGCCACCAGGTCGCGCTGTCGATCGTCGGCGTGGAGCAGGTCCCCGACCTGGACTACTACCGCGCCAAGGTGCTCCAGGAGGACCTGCTGCGCGACGGCCCCACCCCGTACTCGATCGTCCGCGCCACCCAGTTCTTCGAGTTCATGGACGCCGTGATGTCCTGGACCGCGACCGACGGCGAAGTCCGTCTCCCCGCCACCCCGCTGCAGCCGATCGCGTCCGCCGACGTGGCCGCCGCCCTCGCCGACGTCGCCGTCGGGGAGCCGCTGAACGGCACGCTCGACGTCGCCGGGCCCGACCCCCTCGCGCTGGACGAGATCGGTCGGATCACCCTGGCCGCCCGCGGTGACGGCCGCGCCGTCGTCGTCGACGACCAGGCGGGCATGTTCGCCGCCGTCCGCGGCGACGTCCTCACCCCCGGGCCCGGCGCGCGCCTGGCTCCCACCCACTACCGCGACTGGCTGAGCACCACCCTCGCCGGCTGA
- a CDS encoding RrF2 family transcriptional regulator has protein sequence MKLSGGVEWALHCCVVLTAASRPVPAARLAQLHDVSPSYLAKQMQALSRAGLVRSVQGKTGGYVLTRQAAEITLLDVVQAVDGPDPAFVCTEIRQRGPLATPPEKCTKPCPIARAMGAAEAAWRASLAGTTIADLVTTVEGESGPDALPGIGSWLTAGTDTAAGTDASRT, from the coding sequence ATGAAACTGTCCGGTGGCGTGGAGTGGGCGCTCCACTGCTGTGTGGTCCTGACGGCGGCGAGCCGACCGGTGCCCGCGGCCCGGCTCGCGCAGCTGCACGACGTGTCGCCGAGCTACCTGGCCAAGCAGATGCAGGCGCTGTCGCGGGCGGGTCTCGTGCGATCCGTCCAGGGCAAGACCGGCGGGTACGTGCTGACCAGGCAGGCCGCCGAGATCACCCTGCTCGACGTCGTGCAGGCCGTCGACGGGCCCGACCCGGCGTTCGTCTGCACCGAGATCCGGCAGCGCGGACCGCTGGCGACCCCGCCGGAGAAGTGCACGAAGCCCTGCCCGATCGCCCGGGCCATGGGGGCCGCGGAAGCCGCGTGGAGGGCCTCGCTCGCGGGCACCACGATCGCCGATCTCGTCACGACGGTGGAGGGCGAGAGCGGGCCCGACGCACTCCCGGGAATCGGCTCCTGGCTGACCGCCGGCACGGACACGGCCGCGGGCACCGACGCCTCCCGCACCTGA
- a CDS encoding serine hydrolase domain-containing protein, translating into MRSARSPFRTRAATVTALSALLALGSPVTALGGPTGGDGHDRRPCVASRLPDRGPARDVLRIAERAKAEMGLKSVIVRVTDGDREVVTTALGESMTGVPAVPAMHFRNGNIAISYLGTALLRLVDQGEVRLDDPVSRWLPDLEDGDRITLRMLAASTTGLVDYVTAAGFGESVYANPFRQWTAKELVALSTSHPRWYEPGTNWSYSHANFVLLGAALEKITGTRLDVLLRHEVLRPLGLRETRNSFTPDIPEPVLHAFTAERGTYEESTFWNPSWTTAPGAVQTTDICDLARSAAGIGSGELVSPASYEELLNPGTVGLGKPTKTCPATVCLANTEATHYGMGLLVLGDWVAQHPLFFGYSASQAYLPSKRLAIAVSTTNGPTARAGHSAHTIARRIAAALAPDHPIPDFG; encoded by the coding sequence ATGAGATCAGCTCGCTCCCCCTTCCGGACCCGCGCCGCCACGGTCACCGCGCTCTCCGCACTCCTCGCGCTCGGCTCCCCGGTCACGGCCCTCGGCGGCCCCACCGGCGGCGACGGTCACGACCGCCGGCCCTGCGTCGCCTCCCGGCTGCCCGACCGCGGCCCGGCACGCGACGTCCTACGGATCGCGGAGCGGGCCAAGGCCGAGATGGGCCTCAAGTCCGTGATCGTGCGGGTCACGGACGGCGACCGCGAGGTCGTCACCACCGCGCTCGGCGAGTCGATGACGGGCGTGCCGGCCGTCCCCGCCATGCACTTCCGGAACGGCAACATCGCCATCAGCTACCTGGGCACCGCGCTGCTGCGCCTGGTCGACCAGGGCGAGGTCCGTCTCGACGACCCCGTGTCGCGCTGGCTTCCGGACCTCGAGGACGGAGACAGGATCACCCTGCGGATGCTGGCCGCGTCCACCACCGGGCTCGTCGACTACGTCACCGCCGCCGGGTTCGGCGAGAGCGTCTACGCGAACCCGTTCCGCCAGTGGACGGCCAAGGAACTGGTCGCACTCTCGACGAGCCATCCGCGCTGGTACGAGCCGGGCACCAACTGGAGTTACTCGCACGCCAACTTCGTCCTGCTCGGCGCCGCCCTGGAGAAGATCACCGGGACCCGCCTCGACGTCCTGCTCCGGCACGAGGTCCTGCGCCCGCTCGGACTGCGCGAGACCCGCAACAGCTTCACGCCCGACATCCCCGAGCCCGTCCTGCACGCCTTCACCGCCGAACGGGGGACGTACGAGGAGTCCACCTTCTGGAACCCCTCGTGGACCACGGCGCCCGGCGCGGTGCAGACCACCGACATCTGCGACCTGGCCCGCTCGGCCGCCGGCATCGGATCGGGGGAGCTGGTGTCCCCGGCCTCGTACGAGGAGCTCCTGAACCCGGGGACGGTGGGCCTGGGCAAGCCGACCAAGACGTGCCCCGCGACGGTCTGCCTGGCGAACACCGAAGCCACCCACTACGGCATGGGGCTGCTCGTCCTGGGTGACTGGGTCGCGCAGCACCCGTTGTTCTTCGGCTACTCCGCCTCCCAGGCCTACCTCCCGTCGAAGCGCCTGGCCATCGCCGTCTCGACCACGAACGGCCCCACCGCCCGGGCCGGCCACAGCGCCCACACCATCGCCCGGCGCATCGCCGCCGCACTCGCCCCGGACCACCCGATCCCCGACTTCGGCTGA